Genomic window (Bacillus pumilus):
ACGATTATTGCAATTTGACAACATACTATTTTCCATTTTGTCGAAAAATCTCTTTTTCCTTATTTTATAACATGATGGCAGAGAAAGAAAGGGGAGAAAAAAACTGCCGGAAAATTCGCGGCAGTTTGATGATTAGCTTGCTTTTTTGTTTTTTTGATAAAGATCAATTCCTGCTTCGGACAGCATCCATTCAATGTGTACGCCGTACCCGCTTGTCGGATCATTGACGAATACGTGTGTGACCGCTCCAATGACTTTGCCGTTTTGGATGATGGGGCTACCGCTCATCCCTTGGACGATACCGCCCGTTTTACTTAAAAGTCGCTCATCTGTTACCTTCAATACCATCCCTTTTGTCGCTGGGAATTTCTGCGGTGTTGTGCTGACGATTTTAATATCAAATTTCTCCACTTTATCATGATCCACAACGGTTAAAATTTCAGCTGGACCTTCTTTTACTTCATTTGATAAAGCGACTGGAAGTGGTTTGTCTGCTACATGATTTTCAAGCTTTTCGGTTAACTTACCAAAGATACCAAATGGGCTATTACGGGAGATATCTCCTATCGTTTTTCGTTCGGAAGAAAATCTCGCCAATTTTTCTCCAGGATTGCCTCCTGTGCCTTTTTCAATCGATGTCACGGTTGACCTGACAATTTCGCCATTGTCGACAACGATTGGTTTTTTTGTATCCATGTCAGAAATCACATGCCCTAGGGCACCATATTTTTTAGAAGATGGTTCAAAGAAGGTCATCGTACCAATTCCTGCTGCGGAATCACGAATGTAAAGACCAATTCGATAGATGCCTTCACTTGCATCTTTTGCGGGTGTTAATGTTGTTTGAAAGGTTTTT
Coding sequences:
- the spoIVB gene encoding SpoIVB peptidase; the protein is MPEKMRKAIGVILLVSLISTGFMSIVKEYISIPTNVAVFEKQKHSIDTSIEASANASSPAFSLSEKKNQLEVTGQKAGKAEIVYDFKGFPIKKTKVDVLPELKVIPGGQSIGVKLHSVGVLVVGFHQITTADGKKSPGEAAGIQTGDMIIEINGQKMEKMNDLTPFIQKAGKTGETLRLLLKRDQKTFQTTLTPAKDASEGIYRIGLYIRDSAAGIGTMTFFEPSSKKYGALGHVISDMDTKKPIVVDNGEIVRSTVTSIEKGTGGNPGEKLARFSSERKTIGDISRNSPFGIFGKLTEKLENHVADKPLPVALSNEVKEGPAEILTVVDHDKVEKFDIKIVSTTPQKFPATKGMVLKVTDERLLSKTGGIVQGMSGSPIIQNGKVIGAVTHVFVNDPTSGYGVHIEWMLSEAGIDLYQKNKKAS